A genome region from Tenrec ecaudatus isolate mTenEca1 chromosome 13, mTenEca1.hap1, whole genome shotgun sequence includes the following:
- the LOC142424823 gene encoding uncharacterized protein LOC142424823 produces the protein MTKESLTFNDVAIKFTLEEWQLLNPAQKTLYQNVMLENYRNLVSIEIPKVDDHLLDQSQHGRNIDRTKQFYTFNTLENILHQHINNFPLKENYEIFDMHEKLVKPDLIIPVLNQKSSSQKKKLFVLNGDEKTFSNVEEDQFCTEVKFSVSEKSSSMKSQCIQHQESDKVEKPGIGNKCGGNFKEWFLCEDVQDKTYECSLCGQEFNKIFKLTAHCRTAHKGQKPFTCLECGKACHSKSYLQEHQKTHVAGAPCVCSECGKGFTSNSDLTAHQRTHSGEKAHVRGKCGKAFSRKQCLTAQQTFHTRKKLHVCGECGKAFIKKHALTIHQRTHTGEKPHICDECGKAFSWKIALTVHQRIHTGEKPHVCAECGKAFSRKDGLTAHQQSHTGEKRYVCGECGKALSCKKSLTAHQTFHTGMKPHVCGECGKAFSWKTVLTAHQRTHTGDKPHVCGECGKAFITKKELTTHRRNHTGEKPYVCSECGKAFSSKRSLTAHQAFHTGKKPHVCGECGKAFISKTDLTVHKRTHTGEKPHVCGECGKAFSRKNNLTVHQRTHTGDKPHVCGECGKAFITKNELTFHLRIHTGEKPYVCGDCGKAFIRKDGLTAHQRIHTGEKPHVCTECGKAFIRKDVLTAHQRIHTGEKPHVCSECGKAFIRKDVLTVHQKIHTRE, from the exons atgaccaag gaatcactgactTTCAATGATGTGGCTATAAAGTTCACcttggaggaatggcagctcctgaaccctgctcagaagaccctatatcagaatgtgatgttggagaactatcgcaacctggtttccattg agaTCCCAAAAGTTGATGATCATTTGCTCGATCAGTCGCAACATGGAAGGAACATCGACAGAACCAAACAGTTCTATACATTTAATACGTTggaaaatattcttcatcagcacataaacaattttcctctaaaggaaaattatgagatatTTGACATGCACGAAAAATTAGTCAAACCAGATTTAATCATTCCAGTCTTAAATCAAAAGAGTAGTAGCCAAAAAAAGAAGTTATTTGTGCTCAATGGAGATGAAAAAACTTTTTCGAATGTTGAAGAAGACCAATTTTGCACTGAAGTGAAATTCTCTGTGTCTGAAAAATCCAGtagcatgaagtcacaatgcattcagcatcaggaatctgaCAAAGTTGAGAAACCAGGCATAGGTAATAAATGTGGGGGAAACTTCAAGGAGTGGTTCCTCTGTGAGGATGTACAagataagacctatgaatgcagtcTGTGTGGGCAGGAATTCAACAAAatattcaaactcactgcacaTTGTCGAACAGCTCATAAAGGACAAAAACCATTTACATGCTTAGAATGCGGCAaagcttgtcacagtaaatcatacctccaggaacatcagaaaactcatgtgGCTGGGGCCccctgtgtatgcagtgaatgtgggaaaggcttcaccagcaacagtgatctcactgctcatcagcgaactcatagtggagagaaagCCCATGTACGTGgtaagtgtggtaaagctttcagccggaagcaatgccttacagcacagcAGACATTTCACAcaagaaagaaactccatgtatgtggtgaatgtggaaaagcctttatcaagaagcatgctctcactattcatcagcgaactcatactggagagaaaccccatatatgtgatgaatgtggaaaagcctttagctGGAAgattgctctcactgttcatcagcgaattcatactggagagaaaccccatgtatgtgctgaatgtgggaaagcctttagcagaaaggatggtctcactgctcatcagcaaagtcatactggagaaaaacggtatgtatgtggtgagtgtggtaaagccttAAGCTGTAAAAAATCCCTTACGgcacatcagacatttcacacaggaatgaaaccccatgtatgtggtgaatgtggaaaagcctttagctGGAAGACtgttctcactgctcatcagcgaactcatactggggataaaccccatgtctgtggtgaatgtggaaaagcctttatcacaaAGAAGGAACTCACTACTCATCGGCGaaatcatactggagaaaaaccttatgtatgcagtgagtgtggtaaagctttcagctcaAAGAGatcccttacagcacatcaggcatttcacacaggaaagaaaccgcatgtatgtggtgaatgtggaaaagcctttatctcaAAGACTGACCTCACTGTTCAtaagcgaactcatactggggagaaaccccatgtatgtggtgaatgtggaaaagcctttagcaGAAAGAATAACCTCACTGTtcaccagcgaactcatactggggataaaccccatgtatgtggtgaatgtggaaaagcttttatcacaaAGAATGAACTCACTTTTCATCtacgaattcatactggagagaaaccctatgtatgcggtgactgtggaaaagcctttatcaggaaggatggtctcactgctcatcagcgaattcatactggagagaaaccccatgtatgcactgagtgtggtaaagcctttatcaggaaggatgttctcactgctcatcagcgaattcataccggagagaaaccccatgtatgttctgagtgtggtaaagcctttatcaggaaggatgttctcactgttcatcagaaaaTTCATACCAGAGAATAA